From a region of the Phaseolus vulgaris cultivar G19833 chromosome 6, P. vulgaris v2.0, whole genome shotgun sequence genome:
- the LOC137832105 gene encoding ras-related protein RABB1c, giving the protein MSYAYLFKYIIIGDTGVGKSCLLLQFTDKRFQPVHDLTIGVEFGARMITIDNKPIKLQIWDTAGQESFRSITRSYYRGAAGALLVYDITRRETFNHLASWLEDARQHANANMTIMLIGNKCDLAHRRAVSTEEGEQFAKEHGLIFMEASAKTAQNVEEAFIKTAATIYKKIQDGVFDVSNESYGIKVGYGGIPGPSGGRDGPSAAAGGCCS; this is encoded by the exons ATGTCTTACGCTTACCTCTTCAAATACATCATCATCGGCGACACTG GAGTTGGAAAGTCTTGTCTTCTACTTCAATTCACAGACAAGCGCTTTCAACCTGTCCATGACTTGACCATCGGTGTTGAATTCGGTGCCAGGATGATCACAATTGATAACAAGCCAATCAAGTTGCAAATATGGGATACG GCTGGTCAAGAATCATTCAGGTCTATTACAAGGTCTTATTATAGAGGGGCTGCTGGTGCACTTCTTGTTTATGATATAACCAG GAGGGAGACATTTAATCACTTGGCTAGCTGGTTGGAAGATGCAAGGCAGCATGCAAATGCAAATATGACAATTATGCTGATTGGCAACAAGTGTGATCTTGCTCATAGACGGGCAGTAAGCACAGAGGAAGGCGAGCAATTTGCGAAGGAGCATGGGTTGATATTCATGGAGGCCTCAGCAAAAACTGCTCAGAATGTTGAAGAG GCATTCATCAAAACAGCTGCAACCATATACAAAAAGATTCAAGATGGAGTGTTTGATGTATCGAATGAG TCTTATGGAATTAAAGTAGGATATGGTGGAATTCCTGGACCTTCTGGAGGTAGGGACGGCCCTTCTGCTGCTGCTGGAGGTTGCTGCAGTTGA